In Cryptococcus neoformans var. neoformans B-3501A chromosome 3, whole genome shotgun sequence, the DNA window ACGCATCCAGCACGGGTACAGCACTGTCATCTGCTTCACCAGCCACTCCACTCAAtcgtctccttcttctttcctcctcccattTCTCCAAATCGCCCACATGCCTTATCAGACCTCCTAACTTTCTTGACCCTCCAACCCTGCTCTTAATCTCTGCAAGCTTCGCATCACATCTCTTGATCTCTTCTGCAAACTTCTCTTCTGCCCTGTCTCTGCCTACCGCCCATTCTCGGTCATCGACTTCTACTTCGTATTTGTATGGCTTGATACAGTTTTCTACTTGATCGGCGGTGATGCCCATACGCTCACGCAGGATGGCAAGGGAGAATTCAGTGATACGGTCGGTAACggatggatggaaagtGAAAGGTTCACCGGTAGCAATAGAGTCGATCAACTGCCGCAAACCGTCAGCGACAAGGGTTGTAGAGTCGCGACCAACGCCAGACTTGGTGAGAAGCGAGCTCGCCGTTTCAAGCTTGTAGTTCCAATACGGATCCAAATCCTTAGCAGACAGCTTCCTGTCATCAGCTAACTTGCCCAATTCCGCAGCTCTTGGATCGTTCCAATACAGTTGCTCCAAAATGTTCATCAACTTGTCGTCGAGCAtatccttgagcttggcgCGGACGGCAGGTTTGGTAAACTGCGCAGTGTACTCTTTGAAGCGAGCTTTGAGGGCATCGATAGTCTCTGCCATGTAAGACTCGGACGTAATACGTCGATCATTATATTGGACCTTAAATTGATAGCTAgcctcttcaagctcgagTTGTACGGCATTAGTAATACCATGCAAGCTTGAAGCCATGCTCGTTTCCAGCACATCCATGAGACGTCGACGAAGAGTGTCGGTACCGAACATGAGCTGATCGTGCTTGAAGTGCTTGGAATTTTCACCACCGAAGAATTGTTCTTCACGCTTAAGCACGGCGCCTGTAACGTTCGGAGACTCTCTGTCGCCCATAAACGACCTTATAACACCTGCAGTAGGGGGAGCCTTGCAAACGACACCGACATATCCTAAGTGAAGGGGATACCTATCACCGCGGATAATCGCCGCACCCTGTTCGGGTGGCACCAAATCCATCTTGGTCACTACACCGATTGTCCTGGTGCCCAACGGATCAACCCTTCTGCTTGCTCGTAGAGCTGGAGAGTTGGCCAAGTCAACATCGGCGGCACAAACGGCAAGAATGATGTTAGGCTCCCGGATGTATTTGTCACATAGATTTGAGATCTTGTCCTTGAGCTCTTCCGGTTGATTCATAGATGAGATTTGGATATAGCCTGGAAGATCGATAAGAGTCAAATCGGGAACATGGGGTGAATGGATTTGCAAGTGGATAGGATCGTCGGAGACGGCAAGTTCAGGTGGAACAGAGAGGTTGAGGTCGGTAAGAGTTTTCTGAATCGTAGCGAACGAAGTGATCTTGCCCATACCAGGCATGTTTGGGAAGACGCCGTACTCTGCGGGGGTcgtggatgaggatgcaGCGTTAGCGGGAGTGTTGATCAGAGTTAACTCGATAGGGCGCCGAGTCACCATATTGTTGCCCCTTATTATAGTTAGTTGCAAGTCTTCTTGATTCTGAGCGTACTCACTTGGGTAAGAACTCGTGTCCGACAATGGCCTCGAGAACACTACTTTTTCCAGAACTCTGGCTTCCAATGACGACAATGGATGGCAACTTGAGAGCATCGCTCTGATCCACGCTCAACAATACCGAGCGAATCTCGATGAGCTTCCTTGTCAATTGCAACAAATGATGCTCATCCCCACCGCCAGAGCTGAATGGGTcgctcctctcctcttctgcctttGCAACAGCCGCCGCACCCACAAGTCCTATTAGAGCCTCCTCACCAGCTGGCCCACCATTGTTTGGCTCCCCTGGGCCTTCTCCTGGCCTCCATTTTCGCTTCCCTTCAGCACCGTTCCCAGAAGACGTCCCTTGATCTCGGCTGAACTGTGAAGTGAAAGCATCCCACCAATCTTTTGTCCCTTGCTTTAACGCATCTGCAGTATCTTGTACACCTGACGCCGTGTCTGAGAGAGAGCCTTGGATAGAGAATCCAAGTTGCGAGGCCGAGTCATAAGCTGATGATAGCTTGTCTGTCACATTAGACAGAATCTCCGACGTTGCGTTACGAACACTTTCCAATTTGTAGTTCGCATATCCCACTCCACCAGCGCCTATAGCTGCGCCATAGAGAGGCACTCTGAAGGCTCTAGCCATAGCCCTGGGTATggacgagaaagagattGCTCTGACATGAACTTGTCTTGCTGGTGGTGTTAAAGATAACCGAGCGTGGACAGAGGGCCGTGTGCGATTGAGGATGTACGGCCTGGCTGTGGGAAGCC includes these proteins:
- a CDS encoding hypothetical protein (HMMPfam hit to Dynamin_N, Dynamin family, score: 194.9, E(): 1.5e-55), which encodes MSSAKTILRRLPTARPYILNRTRPSVHARLSLTPPARQVHVRAISFSSIPRAMARAFRVPLYGAAIGAGGVGYANYKLESVRNATSEILSNVTDKLSSAYDSASQLGFSIQGSLSDTASGVQDTADALKQGTKDWWDAFTSQFSRDQGTSSGNGAEGKRKWRPGEGPGEPNNGGPAGEEALIGLVGAAAVAKAEEERSDPFSSGGGDEHHLLQLTRKLIEIRSVLLSVDQSDALKLPSIVVIGSQSSGKSSVLEAIVGHEFLPKGNNMVTRRPIELTLINTPANAASSSTTPAEYGVFPNMPGMGKITSFATIQKTLTDLNLSVPPELAVSDDPIHLQIHSPHVPDLTLIDLPGYIQISSMNQPEELKDKISNLCDKYIREPNIILAVCAADVDLANSPALRASRRVDPLGTRTIGVVTKMDLVPPEQGAAIIRGDRYPLHLGYVGVVCKAPPTAGVIRSFMGDRESPNVTGAVLKREEQFFGGENSKHFKHDQLMFGTDTLRRRLMDVLETSMASSLHGITNAVQLELEEASYQFKVQYNDRRITSESYMAETIDALKARFKEYTAQFTKPAVRAKLKDMLDDKLMNILEQLYWNDPRAAELGKLADDRKLSAKDLDPYWNYKLETASSLLTKSGVGRDSTTLVADGLRQLIDSIATGEPFTFHPSVTDRITEFSLAILRERMGITADQVENCIKPYKYEVEVDDREWAVGRDRAEEKFAEEIKRCDAKLAEIKSRVGGSRKLGGLIRHVGDLEKWEEERRRRRLSGVAGEADDSAVPVLDAYQYSPAQIVDGRHALLLSNRLAILKFRQQALKSRRCRSGPEQATFCPEAFLAVVADKLAYTSTMFINIELLEQFFYQFPREIDSRILYDLNRDEIAKFARENPKIKQHLDLQERKDKLEQVMRSLQGLVNLQKDTKAPSTKREGLFTKFF